The following proteins are encoded in a genomic region of [Eubacterium] hominis:
- a CDS encoding helix-turn-helix transcriptional regulator, with product MLTFYKLFDLMNRKDINKTELRRGAKISNSTMNRLVHNDIVQTDTIERICKFLKCQPGDIMEYEKKKAKNE from the coding sequence ATGCTGACATTTTACAAATTATTTGATTTAATGAATCGAAAAGATATTAATAAAACAGAACTTAGAAGAGGCGCAAAGATTTCAAATAGTACGATGAATCGTCTGGTTCATAACGATATCGTACAAACAGATACCATTGAACGTATATGTAAATTCTTGAAATGCCAGCCTGGTGATATCATGGAATATGAAAAGAAAAAAGCCAAGAACGAATAG
- a CDS encoding sporulation initiation factor Spo0A produces the protein MEDVIMQQIVNIIAKDENRREEEVYQDMCVAIDCAYDHEDASIREQWRKIPHAQDKPTPQEVIAYFADNLQVHSNVRNFQK, from the coding sequence ATGGAAGATGTTATCATGCAGCAGATTGTAAATATCATCGCTAAAGATGAAAACCGCAGGGAAGAAGAGGTCTATCAGGATATGTGTGTAGCCATAGATTGTGCATATGATCATGAAGATGCCTCTATAAGAGAACAATGGAGAAAAATTCCTCACGCACAGGATAAACCAACACCTCAAGAAGTGATTGCTTATTTTGCGGATAATTTGCAGGTACATTCAAATGTAAGAAATTTTCAGAAATAA
- the treC gene encoding alpha,alpha-phosphotrehalase, whose translation MNFENKVVYQIYPKSFYDSDNDGLGDLQGIIEKLDYLQYLGVDYIWMTPFFPSPQRDNGYDVADYRAIDPRYGTMEIFENLIKEAKKRNIDIMLDMVFNHTSTEHVWFQKALAGEEKYKNYYYFRKGKQDGSAPTNWISKFGGNAWEYVEAFDEYYLHLFDKTQADLNWENPEVRDEIVDILKFWMDKGVYGFRFDVVNLISKPEYFEDDEEGDGRRFYTDGRHVHEFLKEINERTFGKDERIITVGEMSSTSLDNCVKYAGADSHELSMVFQFHHLKVDYKNKQKWELQPFDFMELKQLFDTWQIGMQEHHAWNALFWCNHDQPRVVSRFGNDQQYHVESAKMLATAIHMMRGTPYIYQGEEIGMTNAYFTNIHEYRDVESINYFNILKAEGKEEKEIYHILQERSRDNSRTPMQWNQEAQAGFTKGTPWLQIIYNYKEINVENQIHKEGSILEYYRELIRLRKAYPIIAKGSYEPLLPEHTSVFAYKRVYENTSMIVLNNFYDTETKVQLSETGYKEILSNYPHADMEETIVLRPYETRVYYKEN comes from the coding sequence ATGAATTTTGAAAACAAAGTCGTATATCAGATATATCCAAAAAGCTTTTATGATAGTGACAATGATGGCCTGGGCGATTTACAGGGAATCATTGAGAAACTGGATTATTTACAATATTTAGGTGTAGATTACATCTGGATGACACCATTCTTTCCATCACCTCAGCGTGATAATGGATATGATGTCGCAGATTATCGTGCTATTGACCCAAGATATGGTACGATGGAAATCTTTGAAAACCTGATCAAAGAAGCAAAGAAAAGAAACATTGATATCATGCTGGATATGGTATTCAATCATACCTCCACAGAACATGTATGGTTTCAAAAAGCATTGGCTGGGGAAGAAAAATATAAAAACTATTACTATTTTCGTAAAGGGAAACAAGATGGCAGTGCACCAACCAACTGGATCAGTAAGTTTGGTGGGAATGCTTGGGAATATGTAGAAGCATTTGATGAATATTATTTACATTTATTTGATAAAACACAGGCAGATTTAAACTGGGAAAATCCAGAGGTCCGTGATGAAATCGTGGATATTCTAAAATTCTGGATGGATAAAGGGGTATATGGATTTCGCTTTGATGTTGTCAATTTGATCAGTAAACCAGAATATTTTGAAGATGATGAAGAAGGGGATGGACGTAGATTTTATACGGATGGACGTCATGTGCACGAGTTCTTAAAGGAAATCAACGAGCGTACATTTGGAAAGGATGAACGTATCATCACGGTAGGTGAAATGAGTTCTACATCACTTGATAATTGTGTGAAATATGCAGGTGCAGACAGTCATGAATTAAGCATGGTTTTCCAGTTTCATCATTTAAAAGTAGACTATAAAAACAAACAAAAATGGGAGCTTCAACCATTTGATTTCATGGAATTAAAACAGCTGTTTGATACATGGCAGATTGGCATGCAGGAACATCATGCATGGAACGCACTGTTTTGGTGTAATCATGATCAACCACGTGTGGTATCACGCTTTGGAAATGATCAACAATACCATGTAGAAAGCGCCAAAATGCTTGCGACAGCTATCCATATGATGCGTGGAACACCTTATATTTATCAGGGAGAAGAAATTGGCATGACCAATGCGTATTTTACGAATATCCATGAATACCGAGATGTAGAAAGTATCAATTATTTCAATATCTTAAAAGCAGAAGGAAAAGAGGAAAAGGAAATCTATCATATCTTACAGGAAAGAAGCCGTGATAATTCACGTACCCCAATGCAATGGAATCAAGAAGCACAAGCCGGATTTACCAAAGGGACTCCATGGCTTCAGATCATTTACAATTACAAGGAAATCAATGTAGAGAATCAAATTCATAAGGAAGGAAGCATCTTAGAATACTATCGTGAACTGATTCGTTTACGTAAAGCATATCCAATCATTGCGAAAGGAAGTTATGAGCCATTACTTCCTGAGCACACAAGTGTCTTTGCTTATAAAAGGGTATATGAGAATACTTCTATGATCGTATTAAATAATTTCTATGATACAGAAACTAAGGTACAGTTATCAGAAACAGGGTATAAAGAAATATTAAGCAATTATCCACATGCTGATATGGAAGAAACCATAGTTCTTCGCCCATATGAAACAAGAGTATATTATAAAGAGAACTAG
- the treR gene encoding trehalose operon repressor, with protein sequence MAAKYEEIYQSLLNRIEQEEFPVGETIPKEFDLMEEYACSRDTIRKALQLLSQNGYIQKTKRKGSVVLDRTRYEFPVSGVISFKELASTMHGSVETIVTCCELIKPDEKMKVRMNLSDKDKLWMIERVRKIDGESIILDLDFLNATIVPGITKEIAEHSLYDYIEKELNLKIGYANKEITCQKVSENDKQLLDLKEYDMVVNVDSYTYLTDTRIFQFTRSRHRPDKFRFNDFARRTNTFS encoded by the coding sequence ATGGCTGCAAAATATGAAGAAATATATCAGTCTTTATTGAATCGAATCGAACAGGAGGAATTTCCAGTAGGAGAAACGATACCGAAAGAATTTGATTTGATGGAGGAATATGCTTGTTCAAGGGATACGATACGCAAAGCTTTGCAGCTGTTATCACAAAATGGCTATATCCAAAAAACGAAGCGTAAAGGTTCTGTGGTCTTGGATCGTACACGCTATGAATTTCCTGTCAGTGGTGTTATCAGTTTTAAAGAGCTGGCTTCTACGATGCATGGCAGTGTGGAAACGATTGTGACCTGTTGTGAACTGATCAAACCTGATGAAAAAATGAAAGTCAGAATGAATCTTTCTGATAAAGATAAATTATGGATGATTGAACGAGTAAGAAAAATTGATGGGGAGAGTATTATCCTGGATCTAGATTTCTTAAATGCGACGATTGTACCGGGAATCACAAAAGAAATTGCCGAGCATTCTTTGTATGATTATATCGAGAAGGAATTAAATCTGAAAATCGGTTATGCAAATAAGGAAATCACCTGTCAGAAAGTAAGTGAAAATGATAAGCAATTATTAGATCTTAAAGAGTATGATATGGTGGTCAATGTGGATTCTTATACTTATTTAACGGATACCCGTATCTTTCAGTTTACCCGTTCTAGACATCGTCCGGATAAGTTTCGCTTTAATGATTTCGCAAGAAGAACCAATACATTTTCTTAA
- a CDS encoding PTS glucose transporter subunit IIA, which translates to MMGLFSRKKETFACPVSGTLLNLENVPDEVFAKRMMGDGFAVDPTVGKIYAPVSGVIKAAFPTKHAIGIEAKDGTEILIHIGMDTVELNGEGFTSHIKEGQKIKQGDLLMEVDLDFIASQGKPVITPVIFTSGQSITVKKAGQSVEAMEEDIIEIH; encoded by the coding sequence ATAATGGGATTATTTAGTAGAAAAAAAGAGACATTTGCATGTCCTGTATCTGGTACATTGCTTAACTTGGAGAATGTTCCAGACGAAGTATTTGCGAAAAGAATGATGGGGGATGGCTTTGCGGTTGATCCAACTGTTGGAAAAATCTATGCACCTGTCAGCGGTGTGATCAAAGCAGCGTTTCCTACCAAACATGCGATTGGAATTGAAGCAAAAGATGGAACAGAAATTTTAATTCATATTGGTATGGATACCGTAGAGTTAAACGGAGAAGGTTTTACAAGTCACATCAAAGAAGGTCAGAAAATTAAACAAGGTGATCTATTGATGGAAGTTGATTTAGACTTTATCGCAAGTCAGGGAAAACCTGTAATTACACCTGTTATTTTCACAAGTGGACAAAGCATTACTGTGAAAAAAGCTGGACAGAGTGTAGAAGCAATGGAAGAAGATATTATTGAAATTCATTAA
- a CDS encoding DUF378 domain-containing protein, which yields MKVWNCLALVITIIGAINWGLIGLFDFNLVSFLFGAGSIITRIIYILVGICGIYLLTFFSKLDED from the coding sequence ATGAAAGTATGGAACTGTCTTGCTTTGGTCATCACGATCATTGGCGCAATCAACTGGGGATTAATCGGTTTATTCGATTTCAACCTCGTATCTTTCTTATTTGGAGCTGGCTCTATTATCACAAGAATTATTTATATTCTAGTCGGCATCTGCGGTATTTATTTACTGACATTCTTCTCCAAATTAGATGAAGATTAA
- the treP gene encoding PTS system trehalose-specific EIIBC component, with protein sequence MAKYTKDATDLLTYVGGKENISAVTHCVTRMRFVLIDDKKADVKKIETIPSAKGTFTQSGQFQVIIGNDVQEFYNEFITVSGIEGVSKDAAKQAAKTNQTWIQRLMGNLGEIFAPLIPALICGGLILGFRNIIDAIKLFEDGTKTLVEISQFWSGVDSFLWLIGEAVFHFLPVGIVWSITKKMGTTQILGIILGITLVSPQLLNAYAVASTAAADIPVWNFGSFSIQMIGYQAQVIPAMMAGFVLVYLEKFWHKHCPEAISMIVVPFLSLIPAVIIAHTIVGPIGWKIGDMISQVVYAGLSSNVKWLFAGVFGFVYAPLVITGLHHMTNAIDTQLVSTYGYTILWPMIALSNIAQGSAVLAMITLQKKNERAQQVNIPACISCYLGVTEPALFGVNLKYMFPFISGMIGSSVAAMLSIGFGVKAVSIGVGGLPGILSIFAEYWGFFALAMAAAIIIPFALTYVIGKKKLSDEDLFGEANSLVNGYQHSSEPEIFASPMDGKILPLEEIEDAAFSSKAMGDGFAIELSGDEVVAPVSGEIVMSFPTGHAYGIKSDDGKEILIHIGMDTVELNGEGFDVKVKAGQRVKQGDVLVKVNKDILTSHGKSLVSPVVFTSGEKVELHKKNETITKNEKGFIAFI encoded by the coding sequence ATGGCAAAGTATACAAAGGATGCGACAGATTTACTAACATATGTAGGCGGAAAAGAAAATATCTCAGCAGTAACACATTGTGTCACAAGAATGCGTTTCGTATTGATAGATGATAAAAAAGCAGATGTAAAAAAGATTGAAACTATTCCAAGTGCAAAAGGAACCTTTACACAATCCGGACAATTTCAGGTCATTATTGGAAATGACGTGCAGGAATTCTACAATGAATTTATCACGGTATCAGGCATTGAGGGTGTCAGTAAGGATGCCGCAAAACAGGCAGCGAAAACTAACCAGACATGGATCCAGCGTTTGATGGGCAATCTTGGTGAAATCTTTGCGCCACTTATTCCAGCTTTGATCTGTGGAGGTTTGATTTTAGGCTTTCGTAATATCATTGACGCAATCAAATTATTTGAAGATGGCACAAAAACATTAGTTGAAATATCTCAATTCTGGAGTGGTGTGGATTCCTTCTTATGGTTGATTGGCGAAGCTGTATTCCACTTCTTGCCAGTTGGTATTGTATGGTCTATCACAAAGAAGATGGGCACAACACAAATTCTCGGTATCATCTTAGGTATTACACTAGTATCCCCTCAGTTATTAAATGCTTATGCTGTTGCCTCTACTGCAGCCGCAGATATTCCAGTATGGAATTTTGGTTCTTTCTCTATTCAGATGATTGGTTATCAGGCACAGGTCATTCCAGCAATGATGGCAGGATTTGTACTAGTATATTTAGAAAAATTCTGGCATAAACACTGCCCGGAAGCCATTTCTATGATCGTGGTACCTTTCTTATCCTTGATTCCTGCAGTCATCATTGCTCACACGATTGTGGGACCTATTGGCTGGAAAATTGGTGATATGATTTCACAGGTTGTTTATGCAGGCTTATCCAGTAACGTAAAATGGTTATTTGCGGGTGTATTTGGCTTTGTTTATGCGCCACTTGTTATCACAGGTCTGCATCATATGACCAATGCTATTGATACGCAGTTAGTTTCCACATATGGCTACACGATTTTATGGCCAATGATTGCCTTAAGCAATATTGCACAGGGAAGTGCGGTACTTGCGATGATCACTTTACAGAAAAAGAATGAACGTGCACAACAGGTTAATATACCTGCCTGTATCTCTTGTTATTTAGGTGTCACAGAACCGGCATTATTCGGTGTCAACTTAAAATATATGTTCCCATTTATCAGTGGTATGATTGGCTCCAGTGTTGCGGCAATGTTATCCATTGGCTTTGGCGTAAAAGCTGTAAGTATCGGTGTTGGCGGACTTCCTGGTATCTTATCCATTTTTGCAGAATATTGGGGATTCTTCGCATTAGCCATGGCAGCTGCCATTATCATTCCATTTGCGTTAACCTATGTGATTGGTAAGAAAAAATTAAGTGATGAAGATTTATTTGGAGAAGCGAACTCCTTGGTTAATGGATATCAGCATTCTTCAGAACCAGAAATATTTGCATCTCCGATGGATGGAAAAATTCTTCCATTAGAAGAGATTGAAGATGCCGCATTCTCATCAAAGGCCATGGGGGATGGATTTGCAATCGAATTAAGTGGAGATGAAGTTGTTGCGCCAGTAAGCGGTGAAATTGTTATGAGCTTTCCTACAGGGCATGCATATGGCATCAAAAGTGATGATGGAAAAGAAATACTGATTCACATTGGTATGGATACTGTGGAATTAAATGGGGAAGGCTTTGATGTGAAAGTGAAGGCTGGACAACGTGTAAAACAAGGGGATGTACTGGTTAAGGTAAATAAAGATATCCTTACCTCACATGGGAAATCTTTAGTATCACCTGTGGTATTCACAAGTGGTGAAAAGGTAGAATTACACAAGAAAAATGAAACAATCACAAAAAATGAAAAAGGATTTATAGCGTTTATTTAG
- the leuA gene encoding 2-isopropylmalate synthase, with amino-acid sequence MKGYEKYKRQYYMPPENCMDWTQKEYIEKAPAWCSVDLRDGNQSLIIPMSLEEKIEFFKLLVDVGFKEIEVGFPAASETEYEFLRTLIEEDMIPDDVTVQVLTQAREHIIRKTFEAVKGAKNAVIHLYNSTSFAQREQVFKKSKEEILNIAVEGAKLLKQLSEEDGGNYRFEYSPESFTGTEIDYALDVCNAVLDIWKPTADKKVIINLPVTVELSMPHVYASQIEYMCKHMNYRENVIVSLHPHNDRGCGVADTELGILAGADRIEGTLFGNGERTGNVDIITLAMNMYSMGVDPQLDFHDMPHIVEVYENVTRMKVGMRQPYAGQLVFAAFSGSHQDAIAKGMHYRDAHDPQHWTVPYLPIDPRDVGRVYETDVIRINSQSGKGGVAFMLEEYYGYELPNEMREEIGYFMKDISDKQHKELLPNEVKDLFEKEYRNVNAPFEMQDFHFKRDGENYICDINVIADGIEQTITGKGNGRLDAISNALRDNLQVSFDIMDYKEHSLSKGSTSKAVSYVKINDCRNIDQWGVGIHEDIITSSVKALFAALNRAVSQRRASEEA; translated from the coding sequence ATGAAAGGTTATGAAAAGTATAAGCGCCAATATTACATGCCACCGGAAAACTGCATGGATTGGACACAGAAAGAATATATAGAGAAAGCACCAGCATGGTGTTCCGTAGACTTACGTGATGGAAATCAATCCTTGATCATTCCGATGAGTCTGGAAGAAAAAATTGAATTCTTTAAATTATTGGTAGATGTAGGCTTTAAAGAAATTGAAGTAGGCTTTCCAGCTGCTTCAGAAACAGAATATGAATTCTTACGTACTTTGATTGAAGAAGATATGATACCAGATGATGTCACAGTACAGGTCTTAACACAGGCAAGAGAACATATTATCCGAAAGACATTTGAAGCCGTTAAGGGTGCGAAAAATGCAGTGATTCATCTATACAATTCTACATCTTTTGCGCAAAGGGAACAGGTATTCAAAAAGTCTAAGGAAGAAATATTAAATATCGCAGTCGAAGGTGCGAAGCTGTTGAAACAATTAAGTGAAGAAGATGGCGGAAATTATCGCTTTGAATATTCGCCAGAAAGTTTTACTGGTACAGAAATTGATTATGCATTAGATGTATGTAATGCTGTATTAGATATATGGAAACCAACAGCTGATAAAAAGGTCATCATCAACCTGCCCGTCACTGTGGAATTATCCATGCCACATGTTTACGCAAGCCAGATTGAGTATATGTGCAAGCATATGAATTATCGTGAAAACGTCATCGTATCTTTACATCCACATAATGATCGTGGCTGTGGCGTTGCGGATACAGAGCTTGGTATATTAGCTGGGGCAGATCGTATTGAAGGAACACTGTTTGGAAATGGAGAACGTACAGGAAATGTGGATATCATAACACTTGCGATGAATATGTATTCTATGGGAGTTGATCCACAGTTAGATTTCCACGATATGCCTCATATTGTAGAAGTATATGAAAATGTCACAAGAATGAAGGTTGGTATGCGTCAGCCATATGCTGGACAACTGGTATTTGCGGCATTTAGTGGTTCTCATCAGGATGCCATTGCCAAAGGCATGCATTATCGTGATGCACATGATCCACAACACTGGACCGTACCATATTTACCAATCGATCCAAGAGATGTTGGACGTGTATATGAAACCGATGTCATCCGCATCAATTCACAATCTGGCAAAGGCGGGGTTGCCTTCATGTTAGAAGAATACTATGGATATGAATTACCAAATGAAATGCGTGAGGAAATCGGCTACTTTATGAAAGATATATCAGATAAACAACATAAAGAACTGTTGCCAAATGAAGTAAAGGATCTGTTTGAGAAGGAATATCGTAATGTCAATGCGCCATTTGAAATGCAGGATTTCCATTTCAAACGAGATGGTGAAAATTATATCTGTGATATAAATGTCATAGCAGATGGTATCGAACAAACCATTACTGGTAAAGGAAATGGACGTTTGGATGCCATCAGCAACGCATTACGTGATAACTTACAGGTATCCTTTGATATCATGGATTATAAGGAGCACTCATTAAGCAAAGGCTCCACATCAAAAGCAGTATCTTATGTAAAAATCAACGATTGTAGAAATATTGATCAATGGGGTGTAGGTATCCATGAGGATATCATTACATCCAGTGTGAAAGCTCTGTTTGCGGCATTAAACCGTGCCGTATCACAAAGAAGAGCCAGTGAGGAGGCATAA